The stretch of DNA ATTTTGTCTTTTGAAATTCCGACAATATTCCGCCGTGTACCACACCCTCAATTGAATAATCCTTTTTTGCCCGAGTCAACCCTTGCTTTAGCAGCTCCAATTCGTCCTTAGTCTTGTCAGATTTTGACTCTAGCAAAATCTGCGGTATGTTCATTGATTGCGCCTGTACCTTTGTTGCCGAAATATTTGGATGGTGTAACAAATGGCTGTCTGCAGATTGCGCCATAATTGTAATCAGGCATTTTACAGCATATCCCATTTTTTGCGCCCGGTAAATTGCAAATGTGCTGTCCTTTCCGCCAGAGAACAGTGCTGCCAGATTCATGTCATGGTATAGTACATTGAATATTAGAGTCCTTCAATACTCATAATCGTCATCAACAATCAGATGGCTTTTCCGCCCTATCATCAGGACCCGATTTAAAATTTAATGTGTGGTATTAGTAACTAACTCTTTATTCTCATTACCTTGGTGCGTTCCATAACCTTCCAATATTCTACCATCTGGCCTTGTTCAAGCTTGCCTTGGACTTCCTCGTCAATCATTTGAACATCTATTGTCTCAAATGTCTCGCTGTCCATTAACTGGACTTGGTCGCCGGTAATTGAGATGATTTGGCCTGAGCGCTTGTCAATTAGCGGTATGTGCACCTGCATTGAAACCGGACTTACATGTGGTCTTTTTTGTCCATCAAAGATTCCAACCCCGACAATTCTTGCCTTTGCTGCACCGTGCTTTCCCGGCTTGCTGGTATCATATTCGATGATTCTGCACGGCTCGCCAGTTGGCTGATCAGCTACGGGTAATAGAATGTAAGAGCCGATTTTTAGTGAACCAAGATCTGCAGGCTTGCTCATAGTCTGACCAATTTATGCTTCAGTATTTAACATTTATGAAGATCACTTGAGCTTTTCTAAAAT from Candidatus Nitrosotenuis aquarius encodes:
- a CDS encoding translation initiation factor IF-5A — translated: MSKPADLGSLKIGSYILLPVADQPTGEPCRIIEYDTSKPGKHGAAKARIVGVGIFDGQKRPHVSPVSMQVHIPLIDKRSGQIISITGDQVQLMDSETFETIDVQMIDEEVQGKLEQGQMVEYWKVMERTKVMRIKS